One stretch of Rhinatrema bivittatum chromosome 8, aRhiBiv1.1, whole genome shotgun sequence DNA includes these proteins:
- the TRIM32 gene encoding E3 ubiquitin-protein ligase TRIM32 yields MATAPNLNPDALREVLECPICMETFTEEQLRPKLLHCGHTICRQCSEKLLANSINGIRCPFCSKVTRIANLSQLTDNLTVLKIIDTAGWSEAMSILMCKLCGRRLPRQFCRSCGLVLCESCKEAEHLQQGHSVLSVREAAEERRKGYEEKLTNLRQEMEDLQKRKASLEVLSKVLKNKYKTVLQDYGKEERRVQEELARSRKFFTDSLSEVEKVNTQILEEQTYLLNIAEVQIVSRCDYLLAKVKQADTALLDEAVEEEEPVLSTDPPMELTLQEVELLKVGHVGPLQVGQVVKKPYTVNIEEIIPESTVLSSVVFKDVDMPSDEASSLTPNSSPAKPKLPETACNIQQCHLLKKMGSKGSVPGMFNLPVSLHVTAHGEVLVADRGNFRIQIFNRKGFLREIRRNPSGIDNFVLSFLGADLPNLIPLSITVNCYGLIGVTDNYDNSVKVYTTDGHCVACHRTQLSKPWGIAAMPSGQFVVTDVEGGKLWCLTVDRGVGIVKYSCLCSAVRPKFVTCDSEGTVYFTQGLGLNLENRQHEHHLEGGFSIGSVGPDGHLGRQISHFFSENEDFRCISGMCVDTRGDLIVADSGRKEILHFPKGGGYSILIREGLVCPVGVSVTPKGQLLVLDCWDHCIKIYSYHLRRYSTP; encoded by the coding sequence ATGGCCACTGCTCCAAACTTGAACCCAGATGCACTCCGTGAGGTCTTGGAGTGTCCaatttgcatggaaacatttacAGAGGAACAATTAAGACCCAAGCTCTTGCACTGTGGACATACCATCTGTAGACAATGCTCAGAGAAGCTCTTGGCAAACAGCATCAATGGAATACGCTGCCCTTTTTGCAGTAAGGTAACCCGCATAGCAAACCTGAGCCAACTGACAGACAATCTGACAGTACTGAAGATCATTGACACAGCTGGTTGGAGTGAAGCAATGAGTATTCTCATGTGCAAATTATGTGGGCGAAGGCTACCTAGACAGTTCTGCAGAAGCTGTGGCTTGGTGCTCTGTGAGTCCTGCAAAGAGGCCGAGCACCTGCAGCAAGGGCACAGTGTTCTGTCAGTCCGAGAGGCTGCTGAAGAACGGAGGAAGGGATATGAAGAGAAGCTAACAAACCTGCGTCAGGAGATGGAAGATTTGCAGAAAAGAAAGGCCTCTCTGGAAGTTCTGTCAAAAGTCCTGAAGAACAAGTATAAAACAGTACTACAAGACTATGGCAAGGAGGAGCGCCGGGTTCAAGAGGAGCTAGCAAGGTCACGCAAGTTTTTTACAGATTCATTGTCAGAGGTGGAAAAAGTAAATACCCAGATTCTAGAGGAACAAACATACCTACTGAATATTGCCGAAGTTCAGATAGTGTCCAGATGTGATTATCTCCTTGCCAAAGTAAAACAAGCAGACACAGCTCTTTTAGATGaggcagtagaggaggaggaaCCAGTGCTGAGTACTGATCCGCCAATGGAGCTGACACTACAGGAAGTGGAACTCCTTAAGGTAGGTCATGTTGGGCCTTTACAGGTTGGTCAGGTAGTCAAGAAACCATACACGGTCAATATAGAGGAAATTATTCCAGAATCCACTGTATTATCATCTGTGGTATTTAAGGATGTGGATATGCCATCTGATGAGGCTAGCAGTCTGACTCCAAATTCATCCCCTGCCAAACCAAAATTACCAGAAACTGCCTGCAATATTCAACAGTGTCATCTGCTGAAGAAGATGGGCTCCAAAGGCAGCGTGCCTGGGATGTTCAACCTTCCGGTCAGCCTACATGTTACTGCCCATGGGGAGGTGCTTGTAGCAGATCGAGGCAACTTCCGAATCCAGATTTTTAACCGGAAAGGATTTCTGAGAGAGATCAGACGCAACCCAAGTGGCATTGATAATTTTGTGCTCAGTTTTCTAGGGGCAGATCTACCAAATTTGATCCCCCTTTCTATTACTGTGAACTGCTATGGATTGATAGGCGTGACAGACAATTATGATAACTCTGTTAAAGTGTATACCACAGATGGACATTGTGTTGCTTGCCACAGAACACAACTCAGCAAGCCATGGGGCATTGCAGCTATGCCCTCAGGACAGTTTGTAGTGACTGATGTGGAAGGGGGAAAGCTATGGTGTCTTACTGTAGACCGTGGTGTCGGGATTGTTAAATACAGTTGTTTGTGTAGTGCAGTTCGGCCAAAGTTTGTCACCTGTGATTCTGAAGGGACTGTGTACTTTACCCAGGGTCTGGGGTTGAACCTTGAGAACCGACAGCATGAGCACCATCTTGAAGGGGGCTTTTCTATTGGGTCTGTAGGACCAGATGGACATCTGGGCCGTCAGATCAGCCACTTTTTCTCTGAGAATGAGGATTTCAGGTGCATCTCAGGGATGTGTGTGGACACAAGAGGGGACCTGATTGTTGCAGATAGTGGCCGTAAGGAAATTCTGCATTTTCCTAAAGGAGGTGGCTACAGTATCTTAATACGAGAAGGACTTGTCTGTCCGGTTGGTGTGTCAGTTACACCAAAGGGACAGCTGCTAGTCCTGGACTGCTGGGATCACTGCATAAAAATCTACAGCTACCATTTGAGAAGGTACTCTACACCTTAG